The following proteins come from a genomic window of Microbacterium sp. SY138:
- the argJ gene encoding bifunctional glutamate N-acetyltransferase/amino-acid acetyltransferase ArgJ yields MSVTAPAGFEAAGVAAGLKSTGKPDVAVVVNRGPRKVGAAVFTSNRAKANPIIWSQQAVADRVVEAVVLNSGGANCFTGAFGFQTTHQTAEKAAELLGVSAGDVLICSTGLIGTGDETFRARVLAGTEQAIAELSADGGESAAHAIMTTDTVAKTAVVSRDGWTIGGMAKGAGMLAPGLATMLVVITTDAVLEPLQADDVLRRATGRTFDRLDSDGCMSTNDQVTLLANGASEVVPDLDDFAAALIELCQELAVKLQGDAEGASHDITIEVQHAVSEQDAVEVGRSVARNNLFKAAIFGNDPNWGRVLAAIGTTNAQFDPYDVDVWMNGVRVCTAGGPDRPREEVDLMPRATHLVIDLKVGESTATVLTNDLTHDYVHENSAYAS; encoded by the coding sequence GTGAGCGTCACCGCCCCCGCAGGTTTCGAGGCGGCCGGTGTGGCCGCAGGACTCAAGTCCACCGGCAAGCCCGATGTCGCCGTCGTCGTCAACCGCGGACCGCGCAAGGTCGGCGCCGCCGTCTTCACGAGCAACCGCGCCAAGGCCAACCCGATCATCTGGTCGCAGCAGGCCGTCGCCGACCGGGTGGTCGAGGCCGTCGTGCTCAACTCCGGCGGGGCGAACTGCTTCACCGGCGCTTTCGGATTCCAGACGACGCATCAGACGGCTGAGAAGGCGGCCGAGCTCCTCGGTGTCAGCGCCGGCGACGTGCTGATCTGCTCCACCGGTCTCATCGGCACAGGAGACGAGACGTTCCGTGCGCGTGTGCTCGCCGGCACGGAGCAGGCGATCGCCGAGCTCAGCGCTGATGGCGGAGAGAGCGCGGCGCACGCCATCATGACCACCGACACCGTCGCGAAGACCGCCGTGGTCAGCCGCGACGGCTGGACGATCGGTGGGATGGCGAAGGGAGCAGGAATGCTCGCGCCGGGCCTCGCCACGATGCTGGTCGTGATCACGACCGACGCCGTCCTCGAGCCGCTCCAGGCCGATGACGTGCTGCGCCGTGCGACCGGGCGGACCTTCGACCGGCTCGACTCCGACGGCTGCATGTCGACGAACGATCAGGTCACCCTCCTCGCCAACGGCGCCTCCGAGGTCGTGCCCGATCTCGACGACTTCGCCGCCGCGCTGATCGAGCTGTGCCAAGAGCTCGCGGTCAAGCTGCAGGGCGATGCCGAGGGCGCGAGTCACGACATCACGATCGAGGTGCAGCACGCGGTCTCCGAGCAGGACGCCGTCGAGGTCGGCCGGTCGGTCGCCCGCAATAACCTCTTCAAGGCCGCCATCTTCGGCAACGACCCGAACTGGGGCCGTGTGCTCGCCGCGATCGGCACCACGAACGCGCAGTTCGATCCCTACGACGTCGACGTCTGGATGAACGGCGTCCGCGTCTGCACGGCGGGCGGCCCCGACCGTCCCCGTGAAGAGGTCGACCTCATGCCGCGCGCCACGCACCTCGTGATCGACCTCAAGGTCGGCGAGTCGACGGCGACCGTGCTCACGAACGACCTCACCCACGACTACGTGCACGAGAACAGCGCCTACGCCTCATGA
- the argH gene encoding argininosuccinate lyase — protein MSEPTHEGTNEGALWGARFATGPSPELVELSRSTHFDWILAPYDIAGSHAHATALEAAGYLEPDEARRMHEGLDAVARKVADGTLRPVPTDEDVHGALEQALIAELGPELGGRLRAGRSRNDQIATLVRMYLIDHARVIARDILRVIDALVAQAEAHPAAILPGRTHLQHAQPVLLAHHLQAHGWPLVRELERLVDWRRRAGVSPYGGGALAGSTLGLDPTLVATELGLDRPAENSLDGTAARDVVAEFAFITAMTGVDISRLSEEIILWNTREFGFVTLDDGYSTGSSIMPQKKNPDIAELARGKSGRLIGNLSGLLATLKGLPLAYNRDLQEDKEPVFDSVQTLEVVLPAFAGMIATLRFDTERMAALAPQGFSLATDVAEWLVKRRVPFRDAHEISGALVRACEEQGIGLEDASDELLLSVSPHLVPEVREVLTIEGSVASRTGAGGTAPVRVAEQRAELVSRAQAAAHALGL, from the coding sequence ATGAGCGAACCGACACACGAAGGCACCAACGAGGGCGCGCTCTGGGGCGCCCGCTTCGCCACGGGCCCGTCGCCGGAACTGGTCGAGCTGAGCCGTTCCACGCACTTCGACTGGATCCTCGCGCCGTACGACATCGCCGGCTCGCATGCACATGCCACGGCGCTCGAAGCTGCCGGATACCTCGAACCCGACGAGGCACGACGGATGCACGAGGGGCTGGATGCCGTGGCGCGCAAGGTCGCCGACGGCACGCTGCGACCGGTGCCGACCGACGAGGACGTGCACGGCGCGCTCGAGCAGGCGTTGATCGCCGAGCTCGGGCCGGAACTGGGCGGGCGCCTGCGCGCCGGTCGCAGCCGCAACGACCAGATCGCCACCCTCGTGCGCATGTACCTGATCGATCATGCGCGGGTGATCGCCCGTGACATCCTGCGGGTGATCGACGCGCTGGTGGCCCAGGCCGAAGCGCATCCCGCCGCGATCCTGCCCGGACGCACGCACCTGCAGCATGCGCAGCCGGTGCTGCTCGCCCATCACCTGCAGGCCCACGGTTGGCCGCTGGTGCGCGAACTCGAACGCCTCGTGGACTGGCGGCGTCGTGCCGGCGTCTCACCGTACGGCGGGGGAGCGCTGGCCGGTTCCACGCTCGGTCTCGATCCGACGCTCGTGGCGACGGAGCTGGGTCTGGACCGCCCGGCCGAGAACTCCCTCGACGGCACCGCGGCCCGCGACGTCGTGGCGGAGTTCGCGTTCATCACGGCGATGACCGGGGTCGACATCTCGCGCCTCTCCGAGGAGATCATCCTCTGGAACACCCGCGAGTTCGGTTTCGTCACGCTCGACGATGGCTACTCCACGGGGTCGAGCATCATGCCGCAGAAGAAGAATCCCGACATCGCCGAGCTCGCTCGCGGCAAGTCGGGTCGCCTCATCGGCAACCTCTCCGGTCTGCTGGCCACGCTCAAGGGCCTTCCGCTCGCGTACAACCGCGATCTGCAGGAGGACAAGGAGCCGGTGTTCGACTCGGTTCAGACCCTCGAGGTGGTGCTCCCCGCCTTCGCGGGCATGATCGCGACGCTGCGTTTCGACACCGAACGGATGGCAGCTCTGGCTCCGCAGGGCTTCTCTCTCGCGACGGATGTCGCGGAATGGCTCGTGAAGCGCCGGGTGCCCTTCCGTGATGCCCATGAGATCTCGGGTGCGCTCGTGCGTGCGTGCGAGGAGCAGGGGATCGGGCTGGAGGATGCCTCCGACGAGCTGCTGCTGTCGGTGTCGCCGCATCTCGTGCCCGAGGTGCGCGAAGTCCTGACGATCGAGGGTTCGGTCGCATCGCGCACCGGCGCCGGGGGGACCGCCCCTGTGCGGGTCGCGGAGCAGCGTGCCGAGCTGGTCTCGCGCGCGCAGGCCGCCGCCCACGCCCTCGGCCTCTAG
- a CDS encoding bifunctional hydroxymethylpyrimidine kinase/phosphomethylpyrimidine kinase, producing MNADLSLYLVTDAALCGDRGVVETVRRAVDGGVRIVQLRDKDATDAETVDQLIALSRVIDGRALLVVNDRLDAVVAARERGARVDGVHLGQGDASVLRAREALGPDALVGLTANTRAHLDAVDALPAGTVDYLGVGVIRPTATKPDHPAPLGVDGFRDLVAASSLPCVAIGGVGIDDTEPLRDAGAAGLAVVSVLCAADDPEATAAEFRRRWLAGAVPRVLSIAGSDPSGGAGIQADLKSIAANGGYGMAVLTALTAQNTQGVRAVHVPPAHFLRAQLDAVSDDIVIDAVKIGMLADADVIRVVGAWLDRVRPPVVVLDPVMVATSGDRLLDPDAERALHDLLARATLVTPNLAELAVLSGRDVVDWEDALSAAEQLSAAVGAAVLVKGGHLDGDSAPDALVDAHRGTRQEFAGTRIPTRNTHGTGCSLSSALATLLARGERPADAVSAARAWLRESLRAGDALSVGRGHGPIDHFAGLRERAAAQTRPAADDIAADWWQDIAEIRAGIDELPFIRALADGTLERGPFLIYLAQDALYLREYARVLAEAARLAPTSEEQAFWADSAQGSIVGELELHASYLTPAQGVSAATFAAEPGPATTAYLDHLRSVAFGGDYGEIVAAVLPCFWLYTDLGRRLHAGEFGEYARDPQHPFASWLTTYADPAFEAATEKAIAYASGAAAQADAPTRARMRRVFAVSSAHELAFFAAPMGLQPLR from the coding sequence GTGAACGCCGATCTCTCGCTCTACCTCGTCACGGACGCGGCGCTCTGCGGGGACAGGGGCGTCGTCGAGACGGTGCGCCGAGCGGTCGACGGTGGGGTGCGGATCGTCCAATTGCGCGATAAGGACGCGACCGACGCCGAGACGGTCGATCAGCTGATCGCGTTGTCGCGGGTGATCGACGGGCGGGCGCTGCTCGTCGTGAACGACCGGCTGGACGCCGTGGTCGCTGCCCGGGAACGGGGCGCTCGGGTCGACGGCGTGCATCTGGGACAGGGCGATGCCTCCGTGCTGCGTGCGCGTGAGGCGCTCGGACCCGACGCGCTGGTCGGCCTCACCGCGAACACCCGTGCGCATCTCGACGCGGTCGATGCTCTGCCCGCCGGCACCGTCGACTATCTGGGTGTCGGTGTGATCCGTCCGACCGCCACCAAACCCGATCACCCCGCTCCTCTCGGCGTCGACGGCTTCCGTGATCTCGTGGCTGCCAGCTCTCTGCCGTGCGTGGCGATCGGCGGCGTCGGCATCGATGACACGGAACCCCTCCGCGACGCCGGTGCGGCCGGCCTCGCCGTCGTCTCGGTGCTGTGCGCCGCCGACGATCCCGAGGCCACGGCAGCGGAGTTCCGCCGGCGCTGGCTCGCCGGCGCCGTGCCGAGGGTGCTCAGCATCGCCGGCAGCGATCCGTCCGGGGGCGCGGGCATCCAGGCCGACCTCAAGTCCATCGCCGCGAACGGCGGATACGGGATGGCGGTCCTCACTGCGCTGACGGCGCAGAACACGCAGGGAGTGCGTGCCGTGCACGTGCCGCCCGCGCACTTCCTCCGCGCGCAGCTGGATGCGGTGTCGGACGACATCGTGATCGACGCCGTGAAGATCGGGATGCTCGCCGACGCTGACGTCATCCGCGTGGTGGGTGCGTGGCTTGACCGCGTTCGTCCGCCGGTCGTCGTGCTCGACCCCGTGATGGTGGCGACCTCCGGCGATCGGCTGCTGGATCCGGATGCCGAGCGAGCGCTGCACGATCTCCTCGCGCGGGCGACTCTGGTGACACCGAACCTCGCCGAGCTCGCGGTGCTGTCCGGCCGCGACGTCGTCGACTGGGAGGACGCGCTCTCCGCGGCGGAGCAGCTGTCGGCCGCGGTCGGGGCGGCTGTCCTGGTCAAGGGGGGACACCTCGACGGCGATTCGGCTCCGGATGCGCTGGTCGATGCGCATCGCGGGACGCGCCAGGAGTTCGCCGGCACCCGGATCCCGACCAGGAACACGCACGGCACCGGCTGTTCGCTGTCGTCCGCGCTCGCGACGCTCCTCGCGCGCGGGGAGCGGCCGGCCGATGCGGTCAGCGCCGCGCGCGCCTGGCTCCGCGAATCCCTGCGCGCGGGGGACGCGCTGAGCGTGGGGCGGGGTCACGGGCCGATCGACCATTTCGCCGGGCTCCGGGAGCGTGCGGCGGCGCAGACCCGACCGGCGGCTGACGACATCGCCGCGGACTGGTGGCAGGACATCGCGGAGATCCGCGCGGGGATCGACGAACTCCCGTTCATCCGAGCGCTCGCCGACGGGACGCTGGAGCGCGGCCCCTTCCTGATCTATCTCGCGCAGGACGCGCTGTATCTGCGCGAGTACGCCCGTGTCCTCGCCGAAGCCGCCCGGCTCGCGCCGACGTCGGAGGAACAGGCCTTCTGGGCCGATTCCGCGCAAGGCTCGATCGTGGGTGAACTCGAGCTGCACGCGTCGTACCTGACCCCGGCTCAGGGAGTGAGCGCGGCGACGTTCGCCGCCGAGCCGGGGCCGGCGACCACCGCGTACCTCGACCACCTGCGCTCCGTCGCGTTCGGCGGCGACTACGGCGAGATCGTCGCGGCCGTCCTTCCCTGCTTCTGGCTCTACACCGACCTCGGCCGACGCCTGCATGCCGGAGAGTTCGGGGAGTACGCGCGGGATCCGCAGCATCCCTTCGCGTCCTGGCTCACGACGTACGCGGATCCGGCATTCGAGGCGGCGACGGAGAAGGCGATCGCCTACGCTTCCGGGGCTGCGGCGCAGGCCGATGCCCCGACCCGTGCGCGCATGCGCCGGGTGTTCGCGGTATCGAGCGCACACGAGCTCGCCTTCTTCGCCGCGCCGATGGGGCTGCAGCCGCTCAGATGA
- the argF gene encoding ornithine carbamoyltransferase, which translates to MTRHLLRDDDLTPAEQAEILDLAIELKKDRWADKSLAGPQTVAVIFDKSSTRTRVSFAVGIADLGGSPLIISTASSQLGGKETPSDTARVLERQVAAIVWRTYAQSGLEEMAEGTRVPVINALSDDFHPCQLLADLLTIREHKGDLKGLTLTFLGDGQSNMAHSYALAGVTAGMHVRIASPEDYAPRADVIEAADRRAAETGGSITLYTDPVEAAAGADVVVTDTWVSMGKEEEKLARIRDLGGYKVTPETMTLADPEAIFIHCLPADRGYEVDSSVIDGPQSVVWDEAENRLHAQKALLVWLLGKKDA; encoded by the coding sequence ATGACCCGCCACCTGCTGCGTGACGATGACCTGACCCCCGCCGAGCAGGCGGAGATCCTCGACCTCGCCATCGAGCTGAAGAAGGACCGCTGGGCCGACAAGAGCCTGGCCGGTCCTCAGACGGTCGCGGTCATCTTCGACAAGTCCTCCACGCGCACCCGTGTCTCGTTCGCGGTGGGCATCGCCGACCTCGGCGGCTCGCCGCTGATCATCTCGACCGCGAGCAGCCAGCTCGGCGGCAAAGAGACGCCGTCCGACACCGCGCGCGTCCTCGAGCGCCAGGTCGCGGCCATCGTGTGGCGCACCTATGCGCAGTCCGGGCTCGAAGAGATGGCCGAAGGCACGAGGGTGCCCGTCATCAACGCGCTCTCCGACGACTTCCACCCGTGCCAGCTGCTCGCCGATCTGCTGACGATCCGCGAGCACAAGGGAGATCTGAAGGGGCTCACGCTCACGTTCCTCGGCGACGGACAGAGCAACATGGCGCACTCGTACGCGCTCGCCGGTGTGACGGCGGGCATGCACGTGCGCATCGCGTCGCCGGAGGACTATGCGCCCCGCGCGGATGTCATCGAGGCCGCCGATCGCCGCGCTGCCGAGACCGGTGGCTCGATCACGCTCTACACCGACCCGGTCGAGGCTGCCGCCGGTGCCGACGTCGTGGTGACCGATACATGGGTCTCGATGGGCAAGGAGGAGGAGAAGCTCGCACGCATCCGCGATCTCGGCGGCTACAAGGTCACCCCCGAGACGATGACGCTCGCCGACCCCGAGGCGATCTTCATCCACTGCCTCCCTGCCGATCGCGGCTATGAGGTCGACTCCAGCGTGATCGACGGGCCGCAGAGCGTGGTCTGGGATGAGGCGGAGAACCGTCTGCACGCGCAGAAGGCCCTCCTGGTCTGGCTCCTCGGCAAGAAGGACGCGTGA
- the argC gene encoding N-acetyl-gamma-glutamyl-phosphate reductase produces MTYSVAVSGASGYAGGEILRLLADHPDMEIRTVTAHSNAGQPLVDHQPHLRSLAHLTLQDTTPEILSGHDIVFLALPHGQSGQYTDALGAAPLVIDAGADHRLTSASAWEAFYGGAFHEPWTYGVPELLIDGVKQREHLRGATRIAAPGCNASTVSLSLAPGVAAGMIDPADIVSVLAVGPSGAGKSLKTNLLGSEILGTANPYAVGGSHRHIPEIRQALAAASGIDADGIRISFTPVLVPMSRGILATSTARIADGVTDAQIRDAWQSAYGDETFVQLLPEGRFPRTADVLGANTALIGLAIDRAANRVTVVTAVDNLVKGTAGAAIQSMNIALGLPEARALSVNGVAP; encoded by the coding sequence ATGACGTATTCCGTCGCCGTCTCCGGCGCATCCGGCTACGCAGGCGGCGAGATCCTCCGTCTCCTGGCCGATCATCCCGACATGGAGATCCGCACCGTCACGGCGCACTCGAACGCCGGGCAGCCTCTCGTCGACCACCAGCCGCATCTGCGTTCTCTGGCACACCTCACCCTGCAGGACACGACGCCCGAGATCCTCTCCGGCCACGACATCGTGTTCCTCGCACTCCCGCACGGGCAGTCGGGGCAGTACACCGATGCGCTCGGTGCGGCTCCGCTCGTGATCGATGCCGGAGCCGACCATCGGCTCACGTCGGCGTCCGCGTGGGAGGCGTTCTACGGCGGGGCGTTCCACGAGCCCTGGACATACGGCGTCCCCGAGCTCCTGATCGACGGGGTCAAGCAAAGAGAGCACCTCCGCGGCGCGACTCGCATCGCGGCTCCCGGCTGCAACGCCTCGACCGTGAGTCTCAGCCTCGCGCCGGGCGTCGCCGCCGGCATGATCGACCCCGCGGACATCGTCTCGGTGCTGGCGGTCGGTCCGTCCGGTGCCGGGAAGAGCCTCAAGACGAACCTTCTCGGCAGCGAGATCCTCGGCACCGCGAACCCGTATGCGGTCGGGGGATCCCACCGGCACATACCGGAGATCCGTCAGGCGCTCGCCGCGGCATCGGGTATCGACGCCGACGGCATCCGTATCTCCTTCACTCCGGTGCTGGTGCCCATGTCGCGCGGAATCCTCGCCACGTCGACCGCACGGATCGCCGACGGCGTGACCGATGCGCAGATCCGCGACGCCTGGCAGAGCGCCTACGGCGACGAGACCTTCGTGCAGCTGCTGCCGGAGGGACGCTTCCCGCGCACGGCCGACGTGCTCGGCGCCAACACCGCGCTGATCGGGCTCGCGATCGATCGCGCCGCGAACCGGGTGACCGTGGTCACCGCGGTCGACAACCTCGTCAAGGGCACCGCCGGCGCTGCCATCCAATCCATGAACATCGCGCTGGGGCTTCCCGAGGCCCGCGCCCTCTCAGTGAACGGAGTCGCGCCGTGA
- the argB gene encoding acetylglutamate kinase has product MTDIQDTPAEVAAQKATTLIESLPWLKKFRDQIVVIKYGGNAMVSEELQDAFAQDIAYLRYVGVLPVVVHGGGPQISNMLQRLEIPSEFKGGYRVTNTEAISVVRMVLTGQVNPQLVSKINSHGPIATGLSGEDAGLFGGRRRGVVIDGEEVDLGRVGDVVEVDPTPVLDHLAAGRIPVVSSIAPDLDHPGQSLNVNADAAAAALAVSLHARKLVILTDVPGLYADWPNRDSLVSHLTSEALIEMLPKLESGMIPKMRACLDAVEGGVDAAAIIDGRVPHSVLVELFTSKGIGTEVVLGKSEVTG; this is encoded by the coding sequence ATGACCGACATCCAGGACACCCCGGCCGAAGTCGCCGCACAGAAGGCCACGACCCTCATCGAGTCGCTGCCGTGGCTGAAGAAGTTCCGCGACCAGATCGTCGTCATCAAGTACGGCGGGAACGCGATGGTGTCGGAGGAGCTGCAGGACGCCTTCGCGCAGGACATCGCCTACCTCCGTTACGTCGGCGTACTGCCGGTCGTCGTGCACGGCGGCGGCCCGCAGATCTCGAACATGCTGCAGCGGCTCGAGATCCCCAGCGAGTTCAAGGGCGGCTACCGGGTCACCAACACCGAGGCGATCAGCGTCGTGCGCATGGTGCTCACCGGTCAGGTCAATCCGCAGCTGGTGTCCAAGATCAACTCGCACGGGCCGATCGCGACCGGCCTCAGCGGGGAGGACGCCGGACTCTTCGGCGGGCGCCGTCGCGGTGTCGTGATCGACGGCGAAGAGGTCGACCTCGGTCGCGTCGGCGATGTCGTCGAAGTCGATCCGACTCCCGTGCTCGACCATCTCGCCGCCGGGCGCATCCCGGTGGTGTCGAGCATCGCGCCTGATCTCGATCATCCCGGCCAGTCGCTCAACGTCAACGCCGATGCCGCCGCCGCGGCTCTCGCCGTGTCCTTGCATGCGCGCAAACTCGTGATCCTCACGGATGTGCCGGGGCTCTACGCCGACTGGCCGAACCGCGACTCCCTCGTCTCGCACCTGACCTCGGAGGCCCTCATCGAGATGCTGCCGAAGCTCGAGTCGGGGATGATCCCCAAGATGCGCGCCTGCCTCGACGCGGTCGAAGGCGGCGTGGACGCGGCCGCGATCATCGACGGACGGGTGCCGCATTCGGTGCTCGTCGAACTGTTCACCAGCAAGGGAATCGGGACCGAAGTGGTCCTGGGAAAGTCGGAGGTGACGGGATGA
- a CDS encoding acetylornithine transaminase: protein MTVWQDDAARDLVLNAGERLALLVRGEGSYLWDADGRRHLDFLAGIAVTSLGHAHPAFVEAVSTQAATLAHVSNYFATPPQLALAARIKRLAGAGIDGRVFFSNSGAEANEAAFKLARLHGGTERPRILALENGFHGRTMGSLALTAKASMRAPFEPMPAGVEHIPATIEALEAAMDDRVAAIIVEPIQGEAGVVELPEGYLAAARSLTLAHGALLIVDEIQTGAGRTGEWFGFSHEGIIPDAITLAKGIGGGFPIGALVTYGSASALFTPGSHGSTFGGNPLATAVADAVLAEIESAGLVENAARRGAELREILLGIDSPLVEGVRGRGLLVGVALTAPVAGAVVAAAQERGLIVNAANPETVRIAPALTIGDAELAEFRELFTAALADVQASVAGKVSA from the coding sequence ATGACCGTCTGGCAGGACGACGCGGCACGCGATCTCGTGCTCAATGCGGGGGAGCGGCTCGCGCTGCTGGTCCGCGGTGAGGGCTCGTACCTGTGGGATGCCGACGGTCGACGCCACCTCGACTTCCTCGCCGGCATCGCGGTGACCTCCCTCGGGCACGCGCACCCGGCCTTCGTCGAGGCCGTCTCGACGCAGGCGGCCACACTCGCACACGTGTCGAACTACTTCGCCACCCCGCCCCAGCTCGCACTCGCCGCACGCATCAAGCGTCTCGCGGGTGCCGGTATCGACGGGCGGGTGTTCTTCTCGAACTCGGGCGCCGAGGCCAACGAGGCCGCTTTCAAGCTCGCCCGGCTGCACGGGGGCACCGAGCGGCCGCGCATCCTCGCGCTCGAGAACGGCTTCCACGGACGCACCATGGGCTCGCTCGCTCTCACCGCGAAGGCATCGATGCGCGCGCCGTTCGAGCCGATGCCCGCGGGCGTCGAGCACATCCCCGCCACGATCGAGGCATTGGAAGCGGCGATGGACGACCGCGTCGCCGCGATCATCGTCGAGCCGATCCAGGGCGAGGCCGGAGTGGTCGAGCTGCCGGAGGGGTACCTCGCCGCCGCCCGCTCGCTGACCCTCGCGCACGGCGCGCTCCTGATCGTCGACGAGATCCAGACCGGAGCCGGCCGCACCGGTGAGTGGTTCGGGTTCAGCCACGAGGGCATCATTCCCGATGCGATCACGCTCGCGAAGGGGATCGGCGGCGGTTTCCCGATCGGCGCGCTGGTCACCTACGGCAGCGCGAGCGCACTGTTCACCCCGGGGTCGCACGGCTCGACGTTCGGGGGCAATCCCCTGGCGACTGCTGTCGCCGACGCCGTGCTCGCCGAGATCGAGAGCGCCGGCCTGGTGGAGAACGCGGCCCGTCGCGGCGCGGAGCTTCGCGAGATCCTCCTCGGGATCGACTCCCCGCTGGTCGAGGGCGTGCGCGGACGTGGTCTGCTCGTGGGCGTCGCGCTCACCGCTCCGGTGGCCGGTGCCGTCGTCGCGGCCGCACAGGAGCGCGGGCTCATCGTCAACGCCGCCAACCCCGAGACGGTGCGCATCGCGCCCGCTCTCACCATCGGCGACGCCGAACTCGCCGAGTTCCGTGAGCTGTTCACGGCCGCTCTCGCCGACGTCCAGGCCTCTGTAGCCGGAAAGGTATCCGCATGA
- the thiM gene encoding hydroxyethylthiazole kinase translates to MSDLLRPESTHDLAGSAATLLEVLREAPPLTHCITNAVVTGFTANVLLALGAAPAMVDIVDEAGMFAGVASGVLINLGTPTPEQRAASLEAVAGAAANGTPWVLDPVAIGALPVRTALAHRLAQHRPTAIRGNASEILVLAGLSTGGRGVDATDSTDSAADAAATLARTTGAVVAVSGPIDLITDGERMLRLANGHELLTRVTGGGCALGAVMAAFLGAAEATDHDALTAVASASLVYTIAAERAAATSAGPGSFAVALLDALAAVGPDDIRADARVEGGVR, encoded by the coding sequence ATGAGCGATCTTCTGCGTCCTGAATCCACCCACGACCTCGCCGGTTCCGCCGCGACCCTGCTGGAGGTGCTGCGCGAGGCTCCGCCGTTGACGCACTGCATCACCAATGCGGTCGTGACGGGATTCACCGCCAACGTGCTGCTGGCACTGGGGGCCGCACCCGCGATGGTCGACATCGTCGACGAGGCGGGGATGTTCGCCGGGGTCGCCTCCGGGGTGCTGATCAACCTGGGGACTCCCACGCCCGAGCAGCGGGCGGCGAGTCTGGAGGCGGTCGCCGGAGCCGCGGCGAACGGTACGCCTTGGGTTCTCGACCCGGTAGCTATCGGTGCGCTTCCGGTGCGCACCGCCCTCGCCCACCGGCTCGCGCAGCACCGACCGACCGCTATCCGCGGCAACGCCTCCGAGATCCTCGTCCTTGCCGGGCTCAGCACGGGCGGACGTGGGGTGGATGCCACCGACAGCACGGACTCCGCAGCCGATGCCGCCGCAACGCTCGCGCGGACCACGGGCGCGGTGGTCGCAGTGTCGGGGCCTATCGATCTCATCACTGACGGGGAGCGGATGCTGCGCCTCGCCAACGGCCACGAGCTGCTGACCCGTGTGACCGGAGGAGGATGCGCGCTCGGTGCGGTGATGGCGGCCTTCCTCGGTGCGGCCGAGGCGACGGATCACGATGCGCTGACCGCTGTGGCTTCCGCGAGCCTCGTCTACACGATCGCCGCCGAGCGGGCAGCGGCGACATCCGCGGGGCCGGGCAGCTTCGCCGTCGCCCTGCTGGATGCGCTCGCCGCGGTGGGCCCCGACGACATCAGAGCCGATGCACGCGTCGAAGGCGGTGTCCGGTGA
- a CDS encoding NAD-dependent epimerase/dehydratase family protein: MTDVLILGGTGWLSGRIARRWVDEGAAVTCLGRGSRPAPEGAVLVRGDREDADVYADLSRRDWDHVVDVSSQAVQVETAVDALGDRAGRWTYVSSVSVYSDDETVGADESTPRHPAASPGDEYDYGAQKAAAEDAVLRLGERGFIVRPGLIVGDGDPSDRFGYWAAAFARAGSEAVLLPPLEGRSTQVIDVDDLAAYIVTATRSGAVNGVGDEHPLADVLGAVRLAVCHTGSVFVADEGWLRAHDVEYWAGPRSLPLWLPTDMSGFMTRSNRAFHASGGRLRPLTDTIERVIVDERRRGVDRERRAGLTRAEERALLSDR; this comes from the coding sequence ATGACGGATGTTCTGATCCTCGGCGGTACGGGCTGGCTCTCCGGGCGCATCGCCCGGAGGTGGGTCGACGAAGGCGCCGCGGTCACGTGTCTCGGCCGCGGATCCCGTCCGGCCCCCGAGGGTGCCGTGCTCGTGCGCGGCGATCGTGAGGATGCCGACGTCTATGCCGATCTCTCGCGGCGGGACTGGGATCACGTCGTGGACGTCTCGTCCCAGGCGGTGCAGGTCGAGACCGCGGTCGATGCGCTCGGCGATCGGGCGGGGCGCTGGACCTACGTATCGTCCGTCTCGGTGTACTCCGATGACGAGACGGTCGGAGCAGATGAGTCGACGCCGCGACATCCGGCTGCGAGCCCGGGTGATGAGTACGACTACGGTGCGCAGAAGGCAGCAGCCGAAGATGCTGTCCTGCGCCTGGGGGAGCGCGGCTTCATCGTGCGCCCTGGGCTCATCGTGGGCGACGGCGACCCCAGCGACCGGTTCGGGTACTGGGCGGCGGCGTTCGCGCGAGCAGGCTCGGAAGCCGTGCTGCTGCCGCCGCTCGAGGGAAGGAGCACGCAGGTCATCGATGTCGACGATCTCGCGGCGTACATCGTCACGGCCACACGCAGCGGCGCGGTCAACGGCGTAGGCGATGAGCACCCCCTCGCCGATGTGCTGGGTGCGGTGCGCCTCGCGGTCTGTCACACCGGCTCCGTGTTCGTCGCGGACGAGGGATGGCTCCGTGCGCACGACGTCGAGTACTGGGCGGGACCGCGCTCCCTGCCGCTGTGGCTTCCGACTGACATGAGCGGTTTCATGACCCGCTCGAATCGCGCGTTCCACGCGAGCGGGGGACGACTCCGTCCGCTCACGGACACGATCGAGCGCGTCATCGTCGACGAGCGGAGACGCGGCGTCGACCGGGAACGCCGAGCCGGACTCACGCGGGCGGAGGAGAGGGCGCTGCTGAGCGATCGCTAG